ggtctctatttttaatttgatgaagaaggtaaatcctttatcccaccctgacatatagaaacggaatccccatgttcttccttttatccaatctcaggcttgtttccccctctccgtgaaggaaatatttagggggtttgaccctgctccggtactgctcctctttacggttattaagtcccaagaggagaaggggtgccagaaggcctgcccagtcgtctcacatccccattgtttacaatagaaattttctacccccccacatctgttggcttggcttctcattctcccgtcccggggacagatatagaactccatTTGTCGCATCCgggctgggcgggcaagttgccacagccaggggcgtctgcaacgtactggccttgggatgtggagccttgggtaagtgagtgctttgttaaatggtgatcaaggcttgatggaacctctttaaaggtctcattggagatatcccaattatctagccctgctattaaggcgcaaatatctggggtgagggacggccaccaggtccaaggagggtcttcttttgtaatactccatactacatcaccagtctgagagagaacctgccaggttaacctctggggggcatgggggttgggaccggagctacttatcaccaggagttgtatcagcaggagcagggctactgcggcgaatgcggagcttgagggggttgtccgtcttttccactttccacccggagtctggcggcggtgctggtttgacatgagatgcgtggatccaggctgtgatgccatcaacttttattgccgtcggggttgtgagcagcactaggtatggtcctttccaccatggttcaaggttggctgtccggtggcgccggatgtacaccgaatctccaacctggaactggtgaggtatttgcagatccccaggcttgtaggcctcgatcagccggctccacacctccttttgcacagtttcaagggcttttaatctggtgtatagagattgagaggagtaagattctggggaagggaggtgctgcatggcaacaagcagggggtgagctccatataggatttcaaagggggtcagcttgagagtgctaggggtgttgcgcacacggaacagggcaaagggaaggaggactgtccagtcagtaatgccagtctctaaggataatttagtcatggcctcttttagggttctattcatcctctctacctgccctgagctttggggccgataagcacaatgtaatttccactcaagccccaggattttggctaaaccttgattaacctgggcaacaaaagcgggaccATTGTCAGAtccgattaccttgggtagcccaaatcttggaaaaatttcttctaatattattttggctacgacttgagcagtctccctttttgtaggaaaagcttcgacccatcctgagaaagtatctatgaacaccagcaagtacttgtatccgtatttggccagcttaatctctgtaaaatctgttttccagtagctcccaggacgatctcctcggagtcgtcttccctgaggtaatgtgctaggctgggtgtttactaattggcaaggtctgcactcttctgcagctgcgtcaacgagtttacttaattccataatatagtatggggaggactgaacaatagttcttagatgcttggggcccaaatgagttaatttatgaagttgtctgagaaaggtgatcgcctgctcttcagggaggatgatttttctttccggagtttctcggatcccctctggggattctaagtggaggcctaatctgttcattctctcgagatcccgctctGAATATTTGaagtgtttgacaagggggggtgctatttctttaaggctagaccttaaagtgttttcatatagcggcaggatgttgagcctttgagctgctagcttagcttctcggtcggctctttggttttccttggcaactctggacccccctttctgatgcccagggcagtggataatggccactttcttagggaggtgaacagcctccagtagacttaggatttcttccttgtgtttaatttcttttcctgctgaagtcagcagtcttcgctgcctgtaaatggccccatgaacatgggccgtagcaaaagcatacctgctatcggtgtatatgttaacttttttcccttctgccaaacgtaaggcctgggtcaaggcgaccagctcggccttctgggccgacatcccttcaggcagactacttgcccagatggtctgcttatcgtccactaccaCCGCCCCGGCCaaccttttaccttctattatggagctgctcccatcagtgaaccaggtcagctgggcatccggcaggggctgatcacagaggtccttccgagttccagtttcctcagccagtacttcttggcatgtgtgtaatacatctttccggacagaggtatcaggtaatagggtagctggattgaggatgacaggcgggccaaactggactctgtctccgtttaataggagactctggtaatgtgtcatgcgggcattagacagccaccggtcagggggctgtctgatgatgctttctaaagcatggggggcaatgactgtcaacttctgccccatagtcaatttgtctgcatcttttaccagtaccgctactgccgccacagacctcagacaggctggccaaccaccagcgatggggtccaatttcttggagaggtatgctaccagTCTTTTCCATgaccctaaaggctgcgtcagcacccctcgggccactcctctcttctcatctacgtataggacaaagggctttgttacatctggtagagccagggccggggctggtggctggcgcgaaagtgagctaggtcttggtggagggcttcatcaaagatggttggggagttcttaaacccctgtggaagtcgggtccatgtcaattgccccatagttccagagtccgggtctctccattcaaatgcgaagatgttctggctagaggagtgtagtcggaggcagaagaaggcatcctttaaatccaggacagtgtaccagatatggttcggagggagagagcttaataGATTAtgagggttaggcacggtggggtggatgtcttgcaccctcttgtttacttctcttaagtcctgcacagggcgatagtctcctgtgccgggtttcttgacgggtaataagggcgtgactggcattttactagtatgcccagctgtaggagacgctgaatgtgaggcttaattccttcccgagcttccttagtcataggatattggcgcactgccacaggagtggaagtagttTTGAGTTCTATGaatataggcggcctttctgcggccagtcccattccagcagtttcggcccatgccccgggatatttttctagccagtcatttacgagactagtccctttctcccgctgcttttcaaagagtctatgttcatcctctaaacgcatggtcagggctgttaccctcttattttgggttacctctgggccatcaggagtaaaagtaatttgggcttccattttggtgagtaaatctctcccgaggaggggcgtagggcactcagggataattaagaacgagtgggttacccgtcccactcccagatctactgatcttcgggtagtccatgagtactgctgataccctgtggcccctacaacccaggattttttcttggagacgggtcctgatggttcaagtaggactgagtgttgagctccggtgtctacaaggaactcaactggcttcccctccaccttaagtattaccctaggctcggggaggggttccgagccctgtccccgctaatcttcttcttcctctaaggccagtactttcttggagagttctttctttttttttttaggacattccctggcccagtgccccttttccttacagtaggcacattgatccttatctaacgggatgcggttgcccaggctacctgacttcttagttctaccttgggtctgttcctggctcttctcccctactactgcggccaaaatccgtgttaagtttttctcctgtcttcggtctctcttattttccctttcttctctctctttctcctttctctgctctttttattcctcagtttctcttttatggtatactttctcagcttccttaactaaatcctgcaaggtatagtcctgcaatccttcaattctctgcagctttcttttaatgtctacagctgactgccctatgaaagtcatagccacggaagccctctgtccttcagaggcagggtcaaatggggtgtaatgcctaaaagcttccattagacgctcaagaaacacggaggggggttccgtggccccctgtattacttctcttaccttagccaaattagtggggcgtcttgccgccccacggaggccagccactagagcctggcgatagactgacagtcgctccctaccttctgccgtgttgaaatcccagtctggtctggagaggggaaaggcagtctcgatgatgttggggagctgggtaggacgcccgtccgccccgagtacattcttcctagcttctagtaaaatcctctccctctcttcagtagtgaagagagtctgtatgagctgctggcagtcatcccgtgtgggctgatgagagaacatcagggactctaccagcccagtcaggcgttgggggtcttctgaaaaaggggggtgattaattttccagttatacaggtctgcggaagaaaatggccagtactggaggggctggagaggaggtggtccctcatctgttgccactggcagggggccgtatgccctcaggggtagggcaacattagtgtcgggagacactcctccccggcggtgactcctggtaccttgtgcgggccccagtgaaggttcccctgggggtgcagagggggcaatcgccggatccggcgatgctggtcctccctgccccctgacaggagccaaggcaggagggtatgggggaggatggggtggagggtcgaggaaaagatgatcagtctggatttccAGGTatatcttcttaggggggtccgaactgttgcccccttttctgggactggaagattggacagcgagcacctgaggattagacgggggccgggatgtggcagtccacggccggacccaggggggcggattctgcaccaggtcctgccagactatgatgtaaggttgttgatccggatgggctcccggtcctctctgaaaaacaatctctttaatagcaaaaataagagataagtcaaaggttcctcctgagggccagccgacattaaaagtaggccactccgaggagcagaaagtctgccatgggccttttttaacctctactgacagatcaccACCTCTtttcttcacttcagtccaatgatctagagttaaactcagaggggttgtcacagtctgtccatcgtcagtggatatgtcagaaacacaaataacaggaataacagaaatattacaggtacaaggacccacctaccacacttggtccttcacaagcctataacagaatcagacgggtgcgtttcccgtaatttttgatcaaacaaccagactcgaccagcgcccttacagcaggagacaaccaggcgtccctggttctcctcaattcctggggcgtcccccagggtttcagcctgtggtcctctgggcacgtctaccgaccactgtccggccactctcacgaggtgccgaactgctgcgaaatcgaaagcgcgcacacaaagtcaaacaaaaggactgaagacacagactagacagttttcggggtacccctttcttacctccaaggtcgactctgcaggtgaggggtggtcgttatatcccggacgagcccccaaatgaaagacttggggcagaaccccccactctgcccggagctctgaccaccccaatcaaccgcaagagacgtcgcttgatgcaaaaatacaagaggatttttattcctgcatgccggggcttgacccacaactcttttagaagccgaggagtcaagccccgcacagcagtttttacaagcttataaaggcaaaaactacaaagtaggcgggaatagcagacatggcaTGGGCTCTAAtcataaagtaagagggaatagacatagctggggctctaaccagataagaagaactctggttcattattcaactgtcttaagataagatcaacagtcaaatatttgtctttaacaataaacattcgcTTTAGCTCGGGGagctatcttctggaacagttacaaaaggtcacattcctatggtagggagtgagaggtggtcacattcctatggtagggagtgagaggtggtcatattctcatggtaatattttctttcaatagtAGCACAGATCAATTTTCAATTACTCTGAAGTAAGTTGTTATTTATTAAACctaaatacatttctaaaagtactttttttcttgagaataaATAGCAGTTACAGTATATGATATCTATTTTAAAAGTACCTATTGTGTTTCAGAAACTTTATTATGTAATTTGCATATGTAATTTCATTTAATAGAAATGTAACAGAAAAttctattcccattttatagattaaaaaatatataaaagattgaTCATTCTTTCATTAAAATTGATGTTGTCCTAATGCTATACTTATATTTGTGAGTCCTCAGAGTTGATAAATATTGAACACTGTATTTCAGGGAACAAAATATTgtttcaatgaaattaaaaatgtgacTATAGTGAACATTCATAGAAGCAAGAAATCATCATCTCTAATTTTAAAGACAacataataattcatttttttggtCAATCCATAAAAATACTTCCCAAATGGATTCTGTCcttgaaaatgtcatttttggttttttggtaaGAGAGATCGACTCTGATTCCTGTATGATGGACTAAAAACCACCAAGTATGATATctattgtaaaaacaaaatagttttaaaaacatgGAGACAATGTAGAAAACATCTACATGAAAGTCCCGAAGAGTGAACGGAAACAAAAATATGTTCACACACTTTGAGTTGTAAcctaataagaaagagaaaaaaacagactgCAAAGCAGTAAAACAAGGTATTTTGGAGGGTCTTGCCCAGTTAAAAGGTTCAAGGCAATTTCCTAGTTTTgaccatttttgttttgtttttcttttttgttttttcaaggtTGCAGATGTTCAGGCATTTTTTCTTAGAATGGCTTCCCAAGTACAGTTGAAAACTCTTCATCAGAGTGATGTAATTATGTGTATCACATTTCAGTGAGAAGAGACGggatggggagaaaaaaagagccTGTGTGTTTCCAAGACTACAACCTGGAGGTAGAAGCAGTTCATGTGATGCATACAGTATCTGAGGGGGTACATTCAAAGAAGGCCACCTTTTTCTGTCatgggaaaccagaaaaaagaagCTGTGCAATTGTAAACGGTGAAGAACTTCAGCAGGGAAAGAGCTAAAAATGAATTTCCAAAGCAGGCCTATTCACATTTTGGCTGAATGTTGAGCCATACGTGAGTGAATTAGCCTAGTTAAAGGAACACGATCTAAGAGGTGAACAGAGTTGCCACTTAAGAAGCATTTTGTAATTTGAACACAGGTAAGTATTTTTTTGCCAAAATTAAGAAAGTACTTACTAGAATAAAACCAGAATATCCACAACTTAACATTTTAGTTTCAAGAatacaataaaacattaaatgaagTATGAAGAAAAACTGTGACACATCCCCATGCAAAAAATTATAACCGAGTCCAAAACTGAAATAAACAAGATGTTGACATTAGCAAACATCTTAAAGAACCTGTAATTATCCTTAATGAAACATAGTTGCAGTAAATAAAAATCTCAgcagagaaatgtaaaatatcagtaggaaaaggaaaaaaaaagaagatacaacaAGAAGCCAAACAAACATTCCTGGactgaaaaaatattatttatgaagttgcaaacaacaaaaagccggggttgaaaaaaatatcaatgtcaCTGTCAGGCTGTTGTCCTTGCAGGAAAACTTGTTTAGGTCACATAacaataaaatgcaaatgaaatagtGTTTCAGCCTGCAATGAGAAGTATTCAGACAAGTTCATACCCTGTGATCTTCTATCAAAAGAAACCTTACATCaaagttttctctttctaatttgaGTTTTGAAGATATTGAATAAAATAGAAGTTGCTGTTAGAAAGGGTGAAATGTTATTAAATAAGATTAAAGAGATAAAATGATGAAGCAGTTCAGTATTctcattaattatattttaaaattcaactctGAATTATATATATGAAGGATGtgcctttatgataaaaaatCAGAAAGCATCTCCATATCAGAAATCAAGAGTAAAGCTAAATCTACTCACATATGGTGAGCatggtttaaaaataacaacaaaaaaaggagattAATTTTGTGAGAATTCCGAAGGTAGGTGGATTTTCATTAAGTTAGAATGAATGGGTATATATGAGGCATGAAGATCTAGTATATTGTCATAGAAGGTTGAATTGAATAAAATTAGTGGAATCCTTAAAGACTGTTGCTTAGAAATGTACTTACCTGAAAATGTAGGAGAATGTATTTAGtcttccaaaattttaaaaactataattctAGTTTTGCGATTACAACCAATAGCATGATATTTTTTCAACCCCTGCTTTTTGTTGTTTGCAACTTCATAAATAATATTTGGTAAATGTATCCCTGAAGCAGGTTTTAGCAATCCTTGATTAAAAATAtcattgaatttctaattccataggtaggaaaataaaatttcctagaTCTCTCAGTACTTCTGCAAAAGCTCTAACCTTCTGAGACTCTTCACAGAGCCAGAACATTTGCTCTGTAGCCATTTGTCTACTTAATTGCTCTAATGATTTGAAGGAATAATAAAATGCTCCTAAACAATTATAGCTCAGGGGAGGCCTTTAAATTAATCCTAAAGGGCAAGAGACACTAGAGAATTGTCTTCTTTGGAATTTACATATCAAAAGGCATGAAATCCCAGAACTTGGAGGTATCTCTAGATTTAAATAAGGAACACTTGGGCTCTCTCTCTTCTGGTGAGACTGGAGATTGCATTTAGACAGCAAAAAGTATTCAGGGGTTTAATGTATCCAGTAAGACTTGTTTAATTGTGGAAAGGAATACCTCCcttcattatctttttatttttatttatttattttttattgtttgggattcattgaaggtacaaagaattagtttacccTGATTGCCGTTGTTAGGTAATGGTAATGTGCCTTTTCTAATTGTGTCCCGCCCTCAAGAAGTGTGTGATGGTgctatacaccatgaccccccattctccttctcctccctgctccctcattcccctactctATTTCTTGTgatagctcatctactgccttcatattagaattgggtACACTATctgcttgcttctccatttttgtgatgctttactaaaagaatgtgttccacttccatccaggttaatacaaagatgtaaattctctatcctttttaatggctgaacagtattccatggtatataaataccacagcttgttaatccattcctgggttggtgggcatttaagatgtttccacattttggcaattataaactgagctgcaatacacagttctagtgcaaatgtccttaagataaaaggaatttttatgcctactaatgggattgtagggtcaaatgggaggtctaatttgagttctttgagaattctccatatttcctgccaaacaggttgtattagtttgcagtcctactagctgtgtaaaagtgttcgtttttctccacatccacaccagcatctgcagctttgagactttgtgatatgagacattctcactggggtcaggtgGTGTatcaggatagttttgatttgaatttctctgatgattagggacaatcaGCATTTTTTCAAAAGGTTATTactcatttgtctgtcttcttcagagaaaattctattcatgtctcttgcacagtgataaatgggattgttggctctttttttgtttgattaatttgagttctctgtagatcgtAGTTACCAGGCTGTTGTCCAGTTCATAAGacgaaaatatcttttcccattcgaAGGTTGTCtgtctgctttggttgttgtctccttagctatacagaaactattcagtttaattaagtcccatttgtttatttagcttcacatcagaattctattaaaccttcaagaagagcttatactcatgctatagaaattattcaaaaaaattgagaaggaaagaatctcctccatgttctatgaagcaaacatcaccttgataccaagaccaggaaaagacccaactaaaaaggagcacttaagaccaatttcactaatgaatatagattcaaaaattttcactaaaatcctagccaacacattacagctacacattaaaaactcATACATTgggatcaagtaggtttcatcccagggatgtaaggctggtttaacatatgcaagtccataaacgtaattcaccatatcaaaagaagcaaaaatatagatcatatgatcctttcaatagatgcagacaaagcattggataaaattcAGCAAccttttctagttagaacacttaagaatataagcataggtggtacatttcttaaagtgattgaagccatctatgacaaacccacagctaatattatattgaatagagtaaaactgtaAGTATTTCCattcagaactggaaccagacaaggttgttctctatcgccactgctattcaacatagtgctggaagttctagcctacAATCAGGCagtagaaggaaataaagggaatccaaatgggggcagaggaagtcaacCACTTGCTCTCTGCCAatgatatgaccttatacttaaagaaccccaaagactcaaccataatactcctggaagtgattaaaaaaaaaaagaaaaaggtgatgtttcagggtataaaattaatgtccacaaattagtagcctttttatatgccaacaatagccaagttgagaagctaattaaggacacaattttCTTGTGTCcttgcagctttaaaaaaaaatgaaatatctagaatatacctaacaaaagaagtacTTTGAagtacctctacaaaaaataattataaaaccctaagaaaagaaatagcagaagatattgacaaatggaagagcatatcatgctcatggctgggaagaatcaatattgtgaaaatgtctatacttcctcaaaaaatctgcagattcaatgcaatccccatcaaaataccatcatcatacttcgaagatttggaaaaaataattcaattctaTATTTTGT
This Nycticebus coucang isolate mNycCou1 chromosome 1, mNycCou1.pri, whole genome shotgun sequence DNA region includes the following protein-coding sequences:
- the LOC128590316 gene encoding LOW QUALITY PROTEIN: uncharacterized protein LOC128590316 (The sequence of the model RefSeq protein was modified relative to this genomic sequence to represent the inferred CDS: substituted 2 bases at 2 genomic stop codons), which codes for MGPTPLPTLQPAGSSACCHRTKIAKAEATVTTPLSLTLDHWTEVKKRGGDLSVEVKKGPWQTFCSSEWPTFNVGWPSGGTFDLSLIFAIKEIVFQRGPGAHPDQQPYIIVWQDLVQNPPPWVRPWTATSRPPSNPQVLAVQSSSPRKGGNSSDPPKKIYLEIQTDHLFLDPPPHPPPYPPALAPVRGQGGPASPDPAIAPSAPPGEPSLGPAQGTRSHRRGGVSPDTNVALPLRAYGPLPVATDEGPPPLQPLQYWPFSSADLYNWKINHPPFSEDPQRLTGLVESLMFSHQPTRDDCQQLIQTLFTTEERERILLEARKNVLGADGRPTQLPNIIETAFPLSRPDWDFNTAEGRERLSVYRQALVAGLRGAARRPTNLAKVREVIQGATEPPSVFLERLMEAFRHYTPFDPASEGQRASVAMTFIGQSAVDIKRKLQRIEGLQDYTLQDLVKEAEKVYHKRETEEXKEQRKEKEREERENKRDRRQEKNLTRILAAVVGEKSQEQTQGRTKKSGSLGNRIPLDKDQCAYCKEKGHWARECPKKKKKELSKKVLALEEEEDXRGQGSEPLPEPRVILKVEGKPVEFLVDTGAQHSVLLEPSGPVSKKKSWVVGATGYQQYSWTTRRSVDLGVGRVTHSFLIIPECPTPLLGRDLLTKMEAQITFTPDGPEVTQNKRVTALTMRLEDEHRLFEKQREKGTSLV